A DNA window from Calliphora vicina chromosome 1, idCalVici1.1, whole genome shotgun sequence contains the following coding sequences:
- the LOC135963623 gene encoding transmembrane protein 245 isoform X3, whose protein sequence is MNRSDSIRRDRSFDSVLNKLMRMRSQNHESFKAAMYNFLIAAGIAAFVAVCFILGPFVRPLLWAFLMGAVLFPFKRKLAQLLNGWFERLEERDSNVLVALSLAPLEATENCGKFLVDWLKEHWQVITAGVGIASCMKLLVLYAPKGFLCAVWRLIVFSHSLFVQMIGFLNIYLLAAIVAVYLTSVYFFWKPSNSNRFVIAGQSLWIAIISYVCSFLGALQVPVFIMIMLYVGASIIYHLRITEETSSIVEKLKKLLDKTDFEKSISSLNFKNINQNSDIEDVSFSETMDSVETLEAYEVKEDITEVHQHLSDTYFKFLFYACIITFLYRNVWMFILAAIPIFMHLLFTLGKYTGFTDFISAKINDIYENIKSWSIEHHSAVLPLCLPGILELNYKINNVVRNSLKSSVDLVTSILMIILMILIIVFLGVFFCVNIYSETIEVAYLGKDLINKTITDRPELIDILPANMQSSIDDALDNAHHYGRRKIETYIDDWLTDADPIHATKLKEQILDVWDRLIQYWIDFNKSDSYGPRVPTDALKSTFGEIVDNPVAKQGIIGWAKSNTQTIMEVGESLWHIIRTNLSMIMTFTGDILSLVLSGGQACVEFILDMIVFFTALFYLLSSSQTKYAPLQVTKYLGVSSSGSKIAEALENSISGVLISMFKSSIFTGLFTWLVHTIFGARIVFLPSALAAILSAAPFLGSYWCALPALLEIWLAQDRLYAGIVLFLLQFFVPPYFEAAIYAEMKGGGHPYLTGLAIAGGMYWIGWQGAIFGPLMLCFFIGIFEVAAVAMRANEDARRSSDEDTRTTNIAVVDAITEMKSVNNENNKKNLIKLNYETNKLAENKPIHSTTTTESSESNKTVKNLTNNKVNDTTEENNSQTSPTNIKKMNEKLSEELETSVTTTKDVTDNRTQSLGDTINAAITGENKGFSTPARKSVELKIVTTTFLPTSFEEKVC, encoded by the exons atgaATCGTTCGGATTCTATAAGAAGAGATCGATCATTCGATAGTGTCCTCAATAAGCTAATGCGCATGCGTTCACAGAACCATGAAAGCTTCAAGGCGGCCATGTATAATTTCCTAATAGCTGCCGGTATAGCTGCTTTTGTAGCAGTATGTTTTATACTCGGCCCATTTGTACGGCCGTTACTGTGGGCCTTTTTAATGGGTGCTGTATTATTTCCGTTTAAAAGGAAATTAGCGCAGTTATTAAATGGTTGGTTTGAGAGACTGGAAGAGCGTGATTCCAATGTTCTAGTAGCTTTAAGCTTAGCACCATTAGAAGCGACTGAAAACTGTGGTAAATTTCTGGTGGATTGGCTAAAGGAACATTGGCAAGTGATAACAGCTGGTGTGGGTATTGCTTCATGTATGAAATTGTTGGTGTTGTATGCTCCTAAAGGATTCTTATGCGCAGTTTGGCGTTTGATAGTGTTTTCCCACTCACTATTTGTGCAAATGATTggctttttaaatatatatttg TTAGCGGCCATTGTTGCTGTCTACTTAACGTCCGTCTATTTCTTTTGGAAACCCTCCAATAGTAATCGTTTTGTTATTGCTGGTCAGTCATTATGGATTGCTATAATAAGTTATGTTTGTAGCTTTTTGGGAGCTCTTCAAGTACctgtatttataatgattatgtTATATGTGGGAGCCTCTATAATTTATCATCTACGTATTACCGAAGAAACTAGTTCGATTGTggagaaattgaaaaaactCCTGGATAAAACTGATTTCGAAAAGTCTATAAGTTCATTGAACTTTAAGAACATAAATCAAAATTCGGATATCGAAGATGTTTCATTTAGTGAAACTATGGATTCGGTAGAAACTCTCGAAGCCTATGAAGTCAAAGAAGATATTACCGAGGTGCATCAACATTTAAgtgatacatattttaaattcttgttTTATGCTtgcataataacatttttatatcgTAATGTTTGGATGTTTATATTGGCGGCCATACCCATATTTATGCATCTACTGTTTACTTTGGGTAAATATACTGGATTTACCGATTTCATAAGTGCCAAAATTAatgatatttatgaaaatataaag TCTTGGTCCATTGAACATCATTCAGCTGTTTTGCCACTTTGTCTTCCTGGCATTTTAGAATTgaattataaaatcaataatgtgGTACGCAATTCCCTCAAATCTTCTGTGGATTTGGTTACCTCaattttaatgattattttGATGATACTCATCATTGTTTTCTTGGGCGTATTCTTTTGTGTCAACATATATTCGGAAACCATTGAAGTGGCCTATTTGGGCAAGGATCTGATTAACAAAACCATAACAGATCGTCCTGAATTAATTGATATTTTACCAGCCAACATGCAGTCTTCGATTGATGATGCCCTAGACAATGCCCACCATTATGGTCGTCGCAAAATTGAAACGTATATTGATGATTGGCTTACTGATGCCGATCCCATCCATGCCACTAAGCTTAAGGAACAAATTTTAGATGTTTGGGATCGTTTAATACAATATTGGatcgattttaataaatcaGATTCGTATGGACCTCGCGTACCCACAGATGCTCTAAAGAGTACCTTTGGCGAAATTGTAGATAATCCGG TGGCGAAACAGGGAATCATTGGCTGGGCCAAAAGCAACACACAAACCATAATGGAAGTGGGTGAATCTCTGTGGCATATAATACGCACGAATCTATCCATGATAATGACATTTACGGGAGATATACTATCGTTGGTGTTATCTGGTGGCCAGGCTTGTGTTGAATTCATATTGGATATG ATTGTTTTCTTTACGGCCCTCTTCTACTTACTTTCGAGTAGTCAAACTAAATATGCTCCCCTACAAGTTACCAAATATTTGGGTGTGTCATCTTCGGGTTCCAAAATTGCCGAAGCCTTGGAAAATTCCATATCTGGTGTTTTAATTTCCATGTTTAAAAGTTCTATATTTACCGGGCTCTTCACCTGGTTGGTTCATACCATCTTTGGGGCTCGTATTGTTTTTCTGCCCTCTGCCTTAGCAGCCATTTTATCAGCTGCTCCATTTTTGGGTAGCTACTGGTGTGCTCTACCGGCTTTGTTGGAAATATGGCTGGCTCAAGATCGTTTATATGCCGGCATTGTTTTGTTCTTATTGCAATTCTTTGTGCCACCCTACTTTGAGGCAGCTATATATGCTGAAATGAAAGG tGGTGGTCATCCTTATTTAACTGGTTTGGCAATTGCTGGTGGCATGTATTGGATTGGTTGGCAGGGTGCCATATTTGGTCCTTTAATGCTATGTTTCTTTATTGGTATTTTTGAGGTGGCTGCTGTAGCGATGCGTGCAAATGAAGATGCGAG ACGTAGCTCTGATGAAGATACTCGTACAAC taaCATAGCGGTGGTCGATGCAATTACAGAAATGAAAAGTGTCaataatgagaataataagaaaaatttaataaaacttaactatgaaacaaacaaattgGCTGAAAATAAACCAATACATTCTACTACAACTACAGAATCTAGCGAATCGAataaaacagttaaaaatttaacaaataataaagtaaACGATACAACCGAAGAAAATAATTCTCAAACAAGTCCAACAAACATTAAGAAGATGAATGAAAAGTTGTCGGAAGAACTGGAAACCTCAGTGACAACAACAAAAGATGTTACTGATAATAGAACGCAATCGTTAGGAGATACCATAAATGCTGCTATAACTGGTGAAAATAAAGGATTTTCTACACCAGCACGAAAATCGGTGGAGCTTAAAATAGTTACTACCACATTTCTACCAACTTCTTTTGAGGAAAAAGtgtgttaa
- the LOC135963623 gene encoding transmembrane protein 245 isoform X5 — protein MNRSDSIRRDRSFDSVLNKLMRMRSQNHESFKAAMYNFLIAAGIAAFVAVCFILGPFVRPLLWAFLMGAVLFPFKRKLAQLLNGWFERLEERDSNVLVALSLAPLEATENCGKFLVDWLKEHWQVITAGVGIASCMKLLVLYAPKGFLCAVWRLIVFSHSLFVQMIGFLNIYLLAAIVAVYLTSVYFFWKPSNSNRFVIAGQSLWIAIISYVCSFLGALQVPVFIMIMLYVGASIIYHLRITEETSSIVEKLKKLLDKTDFEKSISSLNFKNINQNSDIEDVSFSETMDSVETLEAYEVKEDITEVHQHLSDTYFKFLFYACIITFLYRNVWMFILAAIPIFMHLLFTLGKYTGFTDFISAKINDIYENIKSWSIEHHSAVLPLCLPGILELNYKINNVVRNSLKSSVDLVTSILMIILMILIIVFLGVFFCVNIYSETIEVAYLGKDLINKTITDRPELIDILPANMQSSIDDALDNAHHYGRRKIETYIDDWLTDADPIHATKLKEQILDVWDRLIQYWIDFNKSDSYGPRVPTDALKSTFGEIVDNPGHFKELVLVAKQGIIGWAKSNTQTIMEVGESLWHIIRTNLSMIMTFTGDILSLVLSGGQACVEFILDMIVFFTALFYLLSSSQTKYAPLQVTKYLGVSSSGSKIAEALENSISGVLISMFKSSIFTGLFTWLVHTIFGARIVFLPSALAAILSAAPFLGSYWCALPALLEIWLAQDRLYAGIVLFLLQFFVPPYFEAAIYAEMKGGGHPYLTGLAIAGGMYWIGWQGAIFGPLMLCFFIGIFEVAAVAMRANEDARRSSDEDTRTTARRHSSFDFYY, from the exons atgaATCGTTCGGATTCTATAAGAAGAGATCGATCATTCGATAGTGTCCTCAATAAGCTAATGCGCATGCGTTCACAGAACCATGAAAGCTTCAAGGCGGCCATGTATAATTTCCTAATAGCTGCCGGTATAGCTGCTTTTGTAGCAGTATGTTTTATACTCGGCCCATTTGTACGGCCGTTACTGTGGGCCTTTTTAATGGGTGCTGTATTATTTCCGTTTAAAAGGAAATTAGCGCAGTTATTAAATGGTTGGTTTGAGAGACTGGAAGAGCGTGATTCCAATGTTCTAGTAGCTTTAAGCTTAGCACCATTAGAAGCGACTGAAAACTGTGGTAAATTTCTGGTGGATTGGCTAAAGGAACATTGGCAAGTGATAACAGCTGGTGTGGGTATTGCTTCATGTATGAAATTGTTGGTGTTGTATGCTCCTAAAGGATTCTTATGCGCAGTTTGGCGTTTGATAGTGTTTTCCCACTCACTATTTGTGCAAATGATTggctttttaaatatatatttg TTAGCGGCCATTGTTGCTGTCTACTTAACGTCCGTCTATTTCTTTTGGAAACCCTCCAATAGTAATCGTTTTGTTATTGCTGGTCAGTCATTATGGATTGCTATAATAAGTTATGTTTGTAGCTTTTTGGGAGCTCTTCAAGTACctgtatttataatgattatgtTATATGTGGGAGCCTCTATAATTTATCATCTACGTATTACCGAAGAAACTAGTTCGATTGTggagaaattgaaaaaactCCTGGATAAAACTGATTTCGAAAAGTCTATAAGTTCATTGAACTTTAAGAACATAAATCAAAATTCGGATATCGAAGATGTTTCATTTAGTGAAACTATGGATTCGGTAGAAACTCTCGAAGCCTATGAAGTCAAAGAAGATATTACCGAGGTGCATCAACATTTAAgtgatacatattttaaattcttgttTTATGCTtgcataataacatttttatatcgTAATGTTTGGATGTTTATATTGGCGGCCATACCCATATTTATGCATCTACTGTTTACTTTGGGTAAATATACTGGATTTACCGATTTCATAAGTGCCAAAATTAatgatatttatgaaaatataaag TCTTGGTCCATTGAACATCATTCAGCTGTTTTGCCACTTTGTCTTCCTGGCATTTTAGAATTgaattataaaatcaataatgtgGTACGCAATTCCCTCAAATCTTCTGTGGATTTGGTTACCTCaattttaatgattattttGATGATACTCATCATTGTTTTCTTGGGCGTATTCTTTTGTGTCAACATATATTCGGAAACCATTGAAGTGGCCTATTTGGGCAAGGATCTGATTAACAAAACCATAACAGATCGTCCTGAATTAATTGATATTTTACCAGCCAACATGCAGTCTTCGATTGATGATGCCCTAGACAATGCCCACCATTATGGTCGTCGCAAAATTGAAACGTATATTGATGATTGGCTTACTGATGCCGATCCCATCCATGCCACTAAGCTTAAGGAACAAATTTTAGATGTTTGGGATCGTTTAATACAATATTGGatcgattttaataaatcaGATTCGTATGGACCTCGCGTACCCACAGATGCTCTAAAGAGTACCTTTGGCGAAATTGTAGATAATCCGG GACATTTTAAAGAGCTAGTTTTAGTGGCGAAACAGGGAATCATTGGCTGGGCCAAAAGCAACACACAAACCATAATGGAAGTGGGTGAATCTCTGTGGCATATAATACGCACGAATCTATCCATGATAATGACATTTACGGGAGATATACTATCGTTGGTGTTATCTGGTGGCCAGGCTTGTGTTGAATTCATATTGGATATG ATTGTTTTCTTTACGGCCCTCTTCTACTTACTTTCGAGTAGTCAAACTAAATATGCTCCCCTACAAGTTACCAAATATTTGGGTGTGTCATCTTCGGGTTCCAAAATTGCCGAAGCCTTGGAAAATTCCATATCTGGTGTTTTAATTTCCATGTTTAAAAGTTCTATATTTACCGGGCTCTTCACCTGGTTGGTTCATACCATCTTTGGGGCTCGTATTGTTTTTCTGCCCTCTGCCTTAGCAGCCATTTTATCAGCTGCTCCATTTTTGGGTAGCTACTGGTGTGCTCTACCGGCTTTGTTGGAAATATGGCTGGCTCAAGATCGTTTATATGCCGGCATTGTTTTGTTCTTATTGCAATTCTTTGTGCCACCCTACTTTGAGGCAGCTATATATGCTGAAATGAAAGG tGGTGGTCATCCTTATTTAACTGGTTTGGCAATTGCTGGTGGCATGTATTGGATTGGTTGGCAGGGTGCCATATTTGGTCCTTTAATGCTATGTTTCTTTATTGGTATTTTTGAGGTGGCTGCTGTAGCGATGCGTGCAAATGAAGATGCGAG ACGTAGCTCTGATGAAGATACTCGTACAAC TGCACGTCGACATTCCTCTTTTGATTTTTACTATTGA